The DNA segment GCGAAGCCCCCGTCTCGGGCAACCGAGCGTTGATTAGCGATGAGCGCGACCCGATCCTTCTGCCTCTCCttggttatagctaaagaggtcccgccaagactaatttcggagactgccgcttacaagtatttacaatcgccacggggtgagcagggccgcgacggggcctcgacgacttcgagcaacatcaacaacgaacaatcgtaaagactcgttgcaacaactttacgaaacctcaactaaatcgaaaaaaaagaaaacgaagttaaccctcaccctaaccttgaccctcaccctaactataaccctcaccctaactagcggggggctggcgccgccccccgcacccccggcgaactaacccaTAGCTAACCCatggcgatagtgcaaaccccttggcgatcttggcggggtactgacgctataaaaacattgccgacaattggccgaaattagtcttggcgggacctctttagccatcagcgcGTGGCCGGCCCAGTGCGGGGAATGGTTCCATTCAGCTCTTTTgcactacggaatacactcACTACAGTCGACCCCTTGTTTGTTCGTTAGCGTGGTACTTATAGTAGATCCTACAGGGGCTCTAAATcacaggtacctacctagccgtCTTGGCATAAAATAGACCAACCACAACAGGAAGTCTGAGGGCACTATCGCCTCTACCTACAATACAGCTTCCTTCGGTGTCTGACTAGTTAGTCAGGTAGGAAAATGGCATTCAATACACTGCTTCATCTATATCAAGCGTGCTTTAGTCGAACTTGGATTCTGGAGAGTGATGAAGAACAGGTGGGTAAAAAGGCCGAGTTTGGTCGGCTACAGGCCCCTGTTAAAAAGTGGGGCGAAGAACCgaactaacaaacaaacaagcaTTGAACTGTAGTGCCATTGAAACAGGAAGAGTGCGCTCCGTCTTGAACGGACATCCACGACGAAATCGTGAGCCCTGGGCCACGTCAACCCTGGGATAACTCCTCTTCAGCCAACCGGCTGTCAGGTCATCCCTGCTACTGCATGACCTCCGCGTACTGTGTACGTATTCGTTCAGGAATCGCTCTCAATGTGGCCTGCAAGGAGACCggggggagaggagggggaggaggaggggggatGGGAGGGACATGACTTACCAGACCAGTTCTTTCTTGCTTCTCTCCAGACACTCGCCTGTTTTGGCTTTCAAGAGAGGTTGATCATCATCAACTGGTGTCTCGCCAACCTTGAGAGCTTGGTTGAATTACTGTTCAGCTCTGTTTTGCCCAGACGCCCAGGTGCGGACAAAAAGCGGGGCATGTCTCGAACGTTGTCTTGCCAAGGCATGGGGGGATATGCCAGGACTTCAAAAATTTCGGCGGTCACCTGAGAGCGAACACGCAATGCGCAGCAGGGGCACAGCTGCAAGCAGAACCTCCCCGGCCGCGGGAACGGCGCCGCGGTCTCCACTCAAACTTGAGCCCCCTCATCCATCCTTGTGAAGGTAGGGTGGGGGAACCAAGCAAGATGTCGGTGGGAGGGGTGAGACACTCCCAAGGGGAAGTTGATGGTCAGCGATGAATTGGAGCACTCGCCTCTGCGGTCCCGCCATCCATCTTCTGCTAAGCACAGTTACGTGTATATTGTGTAGATATTGTGTGATCAATGTATATGTTAAGGAACGAAGAAGAGGAACTCGATCCAACGCTCTTCTTAGTCTTGAAACGGAAAGAGGGAGCGTAGCGAAGTGATATGCAAGCCAAAAACCATCAAGTTGCAGGTCGGGAGCAACGTCCGCcagcaggcgctggcggttGAGTCGAGTTGTTACTCGGGTTTCTGCCCATACACAACGTAGCTGCGAAGCGTGACTGTGAGCGCAAGTCGGAACTATCCTTTGCCGGGGCGGGAATCTTACATGGGCCAGTACGCATGCGTCGCGCGATTCTTCAAGTCCTTGCGAACCTGGGCCAGCAAGGTTTCGACCTCGACAACACTCCAGCCCAGGACATTGGTGAAGAGCATCAGGCTCAGGGCCTGCAGGGCCTGGGTCATGTTGACCAAGTTCCATTCGCCGACTTCTTTGTACTTGGCGTCGCTCGGCCACCCGTTGATGGGCCTGTGAACTGGGTTAGTCACAAGGGGAGAATCTCGTCTTGAAGGGAAATTTCGCAACCCGAAGCAAATTCACGAGTAATAGATCGCCGACGCCTTACCATTTGTACTCGACTTTTGTAACGTTTTGGAATCCGGCGTCGATCAGGTGCTGCTCGTATTGCAGTGCAGAGTCCAAGCTGGCCCCAAGCTTCCTGGACCCCTCGAGCAGCAGGTTGTTCCACTTGAGGACTGCCGAGTCCTCTTTGAGCGTCCCGTCGTCGGACTTGATGGGGCTGAGAGGGTCGCACACCTCGAAGTAGCCTCCGGGGTTGAGGTTCCTTGCCAGATTTGAGGTCAGGACAGACGTGACAATATCCAACAGAGGAAAGGAGACCTCACTCGAAGGCCTGGCGTGCCAACTTGGCCCAATTCCTAATGGAGCCGGTAAGGAAGCGCGCATAGATAAAATCGAACTTGGTGTGGTAGGTCCACGTCTCCTCGAGGTCGTCAACAAAGAACTCGACGTTGGGGGGAACGCTGAGGTTCCTGTCAGTATAAGAAGTAACGTAAAGGCAGAGAAGGCTCACAAATTGGGCTGGATGGGGCTCAGATCGACACCGACAACCTGGCGGAGTCAGCACTGGCCTGCAATCCCATGCAAGCGGTACGGAAGAGGACGTACGGCGGTGTCGGGGTGCTCCTCGGCTGCGAAATGTCAGCATCAGGCCGCTACTCCAGCTCGATGTTGGAAACGTACCAAAATCGATCGCCCAGATGCCCGTTCCTGTGCCGCAGTCGAGAACCCGCTTCAGCGGCTTGTCTTTCCCCGCCGGACAAACGTACAGGCGGTTGTCTAGCATCCGGATGCTGAGGTGGTGCTGGAGGTCTGGTCGTCTGTCAGATTCGGGGCCGAGGGGCAAGCCGTCCACTCTGCCGTCTTACCTAGACGCTCCGTCTCTCGCTGCGAGTTGCGTGTCAGGAGACGAAACTCTTCAAATCAGCAGAGCCCTGCCTTACCTCGTCATTTGGCATGAAGTACGTCGACTCTTTGTAGTGGCCGTGTCAGTCAGAACTGTCTCCGCGGCCGAGCGGCATGGTGCTCACCATCTGCTTTGTAGGCATGATACGTGCGGCCATTTTCCTCTCGGAACTTGTAGATGCTGGACATCACCGACGTGGTGTAGCTGGCGCCAAGCTGGGATGTGACATGTGAGCGACAGGCCTTTGATCAGGGGGGTGGCTGGGGCTTCCTCACAGCGCTGATGGAAGAGTCGGCGTCATTATTGGGCTCCTCGTCCAGCAAGTTTGGCTACGATAAGGAGCTTAGCGTCTGAGCCTGTGTCTGTCGATGAGAAAagaggcgggcccgccgcaACTCACGTCAGCTTCCAGATGCCCAgtgccggccggcgccggcgccggcgccggggcggggGCGTCTGCCGCGGGCGACCCAGGAGCGTCCGCCGCGGTCGACCCACCCGCAGTCgcaggaggcggcgatgCTGGCGGAGCTGCCGTGTCCGTGGCTGCCTGAGTCgcaggaggcggcgatgTTGGCGGAGCTGCCGTGTCCTTGGCTGCCGGAGTCGAGTCAGTCATGTTAGTCCTTCGCGCACGGAGCCCTCTCTCTACGGTGGTAAGCGTAGCGTCTCTACAAAAAAGCAGTGTTCGGTCTTACGGAGCGCCGAGGGTTAAAGTCACAAAAAAATGACGAGCGGGGAGGTCGACGGATTTTCAACTCCAGCGTGTGCGGGGGATTTCCTGGAATATGGCATGGTATGATCCTCTATCAGGCGGCTGCAGCGTGCGTGGGCGCGATGGACCAATGGACGAGAACCCCCTGCTGGCGAAGGGCCATTGCGATTGTTGCAATCCAACGCAACCCCAGGGGCCGAATGAGCGCACGCTCTTACGCAGGCGAGATAGTTAATCCCAGCATGGGGTCTCTGTTAGCCCCCTCACGGAGCCATGCTGCATTGCATTAGGACGGTTGGGCAGGAAGCAGCTCGGGCTATGGTGTTGACTGTTGACAACTCCATTCCATCAACGTCGCTCGACGGGCACCTTTGCTCACCTAGGTAGGAAGGAGACTGCTCATGAAGGAGAGCGCGCCGCAAGAAAGCCACCTAGCCCCCAATTGGCCAACCGCTCCAGGCAGTGAAGTCCACAGGCTCCTAAGTCGGAAAGAGCAGCCCTGTCCCTTCACTTCCATCGCTTCCGAGCTTGCATGCAGCCATCTGCCCTCAGCAAGCCATGCATAGGACCATGCGAGGCGCGGCGCGAAGCTCCCCACGAGCAGAAACAAGAAACGAGGAGACTCACTCCGGAGATCGACTAACCCACCTCGGCGCAACAAGAATGCACTTTCGCTGTTTTGAGCCCGGATTGCTACATGCGGCAACACGATCCACACAACCTTTAACTGCACGTGAGTTAGGTCTGCGCGGTGTTCGGCCAGAGTCGGCTGTTGGGAGAGCGGCGAATGaaggttttttttttttttgtaCAGGAGTCTGTGGCTCCGAATGAGAGCTTCGGCAAAGGAAATGAATATCGACTCGATCTTCGAAGCTGCAGGTCGACAGAAGTGGCATTTGTCGCTCACTCAAGCGGGCACAGGCCCAGGTCACCTGTCGCCGGCGGGCGTGGAAGAAGTGGGCCGTCGGCTGATGGAGCAGCTGTGACCAAGTGGGTGCCGAAAGCTGCTGCGAAGTCGGAAGTCGGACGTGAACCCGGGCGGGTTCGAAAGCTGCTATTGAAGCTAAACCGCCAACAGCGGAAGAGGCCCCGGGCTTTTATACCTGGCTCAACAGTTCGAAGCTGGAACCGTCCCGTTCACGGAGGAGCAGCCAGTGCGgggggggaagaggaggggggagggcGCTGGAAATGCGCCAATTGTGTGAACGAGGGTCTAGACTGGTTGGTGAGAAGAAGGCCAGGTGACCTGGttcggtcgtcgttaaagaggtcccgccaagactagtttcggagactgccgcttacaagtatttacaatcgccacggggtgagcggggccgcgacgacttcgagcaatatcaacaacgaagaatcgtaaagactcgtagcaacaacttcgcgaaacctcaaccaaatcaaaaaaaaaagaaaacgaagttaacccgtattatagccttaatccatatcctaaccttaacctaaaccctaaccaACGGGGGGTTAGCGCCGCCCTCTGTACCCTTAGCGAACTAATCGCTTAgcgatagtgtaaacgccttggcgatcggggttgcgtaaaaacgttgtaaaaacattgccgacaattggccgaaattagtcttggcgggacctctttaacgtctacccctGGTTCAGTCCAGAGGCCGAGCCAGGGGGGCGGAGGTGGCTGCACCAGCGCTATTTGTCCCAAGCAGCGCAGACCCCGGCGTGCTAGCGGCGGTCTGCGGGACCCCTCCCACCTCGCTCGGCATTCACATTACATAAAACCCTCCAATTTTCTCTTCGTTTGACACATACGGAATACCAAGCCTGTCATTGACCTTCAGCTTATCTCTCGGGGCCTAGTGTACGGGAGCCACCGCTCGACAATCGGGTTTTGACACACGGAATCCGGGGAACCGCCTTCGATCCTCCAAACGCTACCTTATCGCCGGTCCCAGCCTGCCGGATCCCGCACCACGCGCAAACCCTTCCCCTGATGACGCACTGACGCATTGATTGGTGCTCTGCCCCGGGTCTCCGAGATCAAGCAATCCCCCGGGCCGGCACGCGTGTCGGATAGTTTCTGGGGTGGTGTTTGTGGGCGACCGCAGGCAAAGCCTCCTGCCATTGTTGCGGGTCGCCGGGACCTGGGATCGGGTGGTTGCAGCGCGACGACTTGTTCGCGCTGCGTCGCTACTGCGGCCCCGCATTCAGGGCAGTCAGTCGCCCGCTGGTGACAGTCCGGGTGCCACGGCGTGATAGCCAGCCGCTGGGTCAACCTTAAACGCTGTTTGGTGTCGGAGTTAGAAGTCTTTGGGTCGGGAAGTCACACAACCCAGGATAAGACTATGTCCGATAAGATGTCTGTCGACAAGAAGGATCCCACCAAAGAAGATAGCGAAGAATCGATGGATTCCAGCCCGGAAGGGGACGCCGCCCCCGCACCTCCGCCGCAACAGTCGGAAAATCAACAACCGAAGCGAAAAGGGGGTCGCAAGCCGGTATGTTGAGCTTTTCGCACGCAAGCCCCTGGCCACCAGCATCAAGGGTCCTCGCGCATGCCCGCTGCTCTCCGTCTCATCTCATGTTCATCCCTACCGCTCATGCGCCCGAGCTGCCGCCTGGGCGCCATTTGCTAATGCGGCCGGCAGATCTATGCGACATCCGAGGAGAGAAAGCAAAGGAATCGCCAGGCCCAGGCAGCATTCCGTGAGCGCCGCACCGAGTACATTaagcagctcgaggaggccatCCGGACTCACGAGCAGAACCTGGCCAACCTTCAGGCTGCTCATCGCCATGCCGCCGATGAGTGCTTGATGCTTCGATACAAGAACTCGCTTCTGGAGCGCATTCTTTTAGAGAAAGGTATGGTGCCAGGCAACCGGCGCAATCAGGGGCAACTCGTCTTGCCTTTagaaaggggggagggggacggcgggcgcgggtTTGCTCTTTTCGCCATCATCCCCCTTCCAAGTCGCTAACGACCGCCCTGTCCTAGGCATCGATGTGCAGGCTGAGCTGCGAGCGAAGACGGGCAGTCCGAATCTGGGTCCCACGCATGTTCCCCAGACTCTGGTGCAGCCGCCCCCGATTCAGCGGGCCATCCTCAATAGACACCACGCGCGCAGGTCGAACTCGGGCATCGCGCCGAAACTCGAGCCCGGGATCCCTGCATCTCCGTTACCACCTCCGATCCACCCCCAACCGTCGGCTCTGTCGCCCAGGAACCGCCAAACTCCTTCTTCTcactcggcctcgccgaccgGGACGACGTCCTTTGGCTCACAGCCTGGTGCGTCTCCCGCTGCGTCTGACCATATGAATGCCTCGGTTCGGCCGGCGATGCCTCCTGTGACCGCGGTGAAGGCCGCTCCGGCTCCCCTGGCTCCTATCCAGGGCCTTCCGGGCCCTCGGCCAATGCAGGCACCGGGCCTCCAACAGCGGCCGGATCACGTCCGAGGAAGCGCCCCTGGGAGCACTCCATCGTTCTACCCGACGCCCTCCTTCCAGAATCAcatcgagcagctcggcaaGTTTGCCCGTCCCTATGTCTCCTTCCCTCGCCACTTTCCTAGATCTCTGTCGTCCGAGATTCTAATGCATCGATACAGAGCAGGAATACGATGCTGCGGCTGATATGATGGATGACCCGGGCGATGCGCCGGATACTCCAAGCGGACCAGGACCTTATCCCGGGCCAACCTATGCCGGCGAACCGCAGCCGATGTCGCTCTCATCGCCGGTTACGACAGGGCCGCCTGGCGGGCAACCGATCGCTGGGCAGTCGCCAATCGACAACGTCGCCCATTCTCAGCATCCCGCGTACCCATCCATGACACAATTGCTGGACAACAACTACGATTTCGACCCATTTGGCTTGAGCGCAAGCATGGCTTTTCCCACCCAGTTCTCCTTCGACACCAGCAACATGCGGTAAACCTGGCCCGGTAGTCTGGCGGAAGGGTTGAGGCACGACCTGTGCTGGCCAGCTGTGGCCGCCAGCACTTGTTCCGGGCAAAGCCGTCCGGGAACCATGGATGTGCATCCATCAGCGCCCAGGGATCATTCCGCGATGCCGAATTGCGCCCCCAGGGAGGGGCCACAAGAGTCAGTACCCCGGACCGGAAGAGTCGAACCCCAGGGATAAGAAAAATGGCTGGCAATGATTGCATGGGTTCTGCCAGCTCCTATTCGGCAATACTTTGGAAAAAAACGGTTCAAAAGTGCTTTGTGAGATACCCGGGAAGCATTTCGCATCGGGCAGCAAGAGGAGTTTTGCGAAAAGGAGGGGAAAAGCGACATCGAGCTCCACAAGTCGTCGCTGTTGTGCACCAGCCTCACTTTTCATTTCAGTGGGACACTGGCGGATTCCGGATTCTGGGGGGAAACAAAAAAGCAACAAAATACCCGATGATGGAGGCGGCATGTTTTGATCTGGCATCGTGTATATCTTGCTCGGCGTTTGCGCGGCCAACAAAAGTTTTGCTCTTCGAGGATGTGCCATGGGGGAAACCGATCGTTGAGGAGCCGAGGGCTCGCAAGACGGAGGACAGCTTTGACAGCGACCTGGACGAATGACGACCGTGGTGACCACGCTCCGCCATCCCGACGGTCTTCGCGGCCAGCGAACAGTCGACGCGGCTTCCTGCGATCCCCTACACTGACGACTCCGGAGTCCCCTTGCTGATGGTACGTTGTCTTGTCATGGGAAAGGGAAGGTCTGAAAGGGTTAAAAAAAGCTGGTCGAGTCCGCGGTACGGACTATTCTCGAGTCACTCGGTGCCGGGTTGGGCTGGCCGTGTCGCCCTTGTTGATTGGGGTATTCAAATTCCTGCAACTCGACGAGCCCTTCTTGATGTTCTATGGCAGTTGTTTCTCTGGGCTATATCATGACTTGTGACGTGATCTGTGGAAAATGACGGTCCTGAAATGTCTGGGACAAGTTGGCGAGGACATAGGCGGTTTCTCTGGCGGTTTCATCAGAAGACCAGGCTGCGAGAAGCTCGCAAGGGAAGCTCACAGTCATGTAGCGCAGAAGGTTTCCGTTTGCTTGCGGTACGCGTCGCGGACGTGGGAGGTAGCTAGGCCGTCTATTTGACAGCTCAGTAGAGCTTCTGTGCCAGCTTCCTTCTTTTTCTGCTACATAAGGAAGACATGTGAGGAAGTGAGAGGTCAATAAGCCGGGACAAAAACAACGCAAACGTCGTCGATCAAGAGCGGTTCAAAACAGCTGCAATTAATCCGACTTCCAAGGGCTGCACGTCGAGCTTGTGTATCCCGACACGCCCTCTGCCGAATCTTCAGGGGTAGGGTTGCTGGGCAGCTCAggggccggctgcggcgctcTGTTTACATAGACGTTGACGGCAGTCTCGAAATGTAGATGCATCCACCCTGTAAGAAGGCATCCCTTTTTCAATTGGACAATGGGAGGTTCCGATCGCGCACAATAGCGGCAGGGCTCAATGGTCACTCGTTTCTTGTTGTGGGATTGCTTGCAGAGATTGCCACCGGCTCCAATGCAACAAAGGCGAGTCGAAGCCCTAACAAAAACGACCCCGCGCACTGAATTTTCAAAAAAGGGAAAAACGTCGGCTCTCAATGGTAGGCACAGCAAACCGCGCGGGAAGGGTCCCTGGGtaaggtggtggtggggcaGAAAGTGATCCGTGCAGCTCCGCCCAAAGGCAGGTGAATTGGCCCAGGCTGGGCCAAAATCTCTAAATTCTTATGCTGTTGTCCCGTCACGAACCCCAGGCGAGGGAAGGCAAGAAAATTCCGCCGTGGACCGCCGACGGAAACAAACAGGCGCACTGGACCAGGGCTTCCGCTAGGTGCCCGCTTCTGCCCACCGATTTTTCCCCTGCAGTCTGTCTCCATCCGGAGCTTTGTGGTTGCTCTCAGCAGACTACGCCTTGAAAGGCGATAAACCACAGCGACACGATGGCTGTCCCGACGAAGGTGTGTTTCTTCTCTTttactgctgctgctggctgtTCCTGATGACCCTTGTCGCAATTCACCACCCCGTATCGCCGCGCAATTTGCCGGCTGCGAAATCACGGGCGCGCGGTGATTCGGGATGGTTTTTGACGTCGACTGCCAACTGAGATCAAACTGACCCGCCGGATCGCTCGCAGAACACGTTCGCCATCTTCGCCGAGCTCGGTTGGTCTTCACTTCCCCGCCAAACTGCCCAGAGACGATCCGGCGCTGCAACGAAAAGATCTCCGATACTAATGTGGCAGCCGAGCAGGCAACGATGAGGGTGACGAGATCCCCACCATCCCCGTGAAGGCGGTCGAGAAGACATCGACCCATACCGCCAAGCGCAACACCGACGGTCTTGCCCCCACCAAGGCCCCGGCCTCTGGCGGCAACCGTaggggcggcgctgccgtggGCGGCAACGAGGCTGGTGCGTGACCCCCGGGGCTCTGCGGGCCACCGCTGGtgccttcttttttttttttccgcTGACAATCGTCGTAGCCTTCCGTGACCGCAACGCTGGGCGCGAGTCCAACCGTGGCAAGCCAACGGATGAGGCCCCTCGCGGCGGACGCCGTGGTGGCTTCCGTGGTAAGTGGTTCTCGCTCTCGCTTGGGCAGTTGCGTGTCTCTCAGCTGACCCTCGTATtccaggccgcggcggcagacgCGAAGAGGGCGGCGATCGTCACCCGACCAGGAGTGCTCCTCAGTAAGTTTGACGACGATCGCGCTTTTTTGTCCTCCCACCTGTTAACGTCCCCTGTAGCAGCAACTCCGAGAAGCAGGCCGCCCAGTCGTGGGGTGCCAACGAGGGTAAGGCTGAGCTGAAGGACGAGCAAGCAGCCGAGGAGATCGCTCAGACCGAGCAgaaggagggcgaggccgccCCGGAGGCtgaggccaaggaggaggagcccCAGGAGAAGCACCTCACCTACGACCAGTACCTCGCCCAGCTGGCTGAGAAGAAGCTGGctctcgaggccgaggcggccctGAAGGTCCGCAAGCCCAACGAGGGCGTCAAGGACGACAAGTGGAAGGACTTCGCTCCCCTCACCaagaaggacgacgaggaggagctgttCGCCGGCTCCGGGGGCAAGACAAAGCGCGAGCGTGAGCGCAAGACCAAGCAGTTCGTCGAGCTCGACAACCGCTACATCGAGCCCGAGCGCACCCGGGGCGGCCGTGGGGGTCGCGGTGGCGCCCGTGGTGAtgccggccgtggccgtggccgcggcgggccgcgcggcgagttccgcggcggccgcggccgtggcggggAGAACCAGCCGCCGCTCAATACCAACGACCAGGATGCGTTTCCCAGCCTGGGCAGCGCCAAAGCCTAAATATACTCGCGCGCACCAAAGATCGGCATGCGCTGCGGGGGCTTAGACACAGGTGCTTGCCCCTCGAGCGTGCGCCTGCCAACAGGGTAGATGAAGGGATAAGGGGTAGGGAAGGAAGGAGTATAGCACCTGTGATTTGGCCGTGGACAACAGCGAGGCATCTCTCTACCCTTGCTGTCCACACCCCTTTCCCCGACTCAATGACAGGCAAAACATGGGTTCATGGATTACTTGATTCTCTCAAAAAACATCGGAAgtttctttcctttcttctTCGACTGAAACTGGTCCACATCTCCCGAGATTCTTACCTGGTCATATGTGTGTGTCTATGTCTCTGTGTGTTTTCCGGAAAAAGGTGGGCTGCTTAAGGGAGGGGAAAGGGGTAAACAGGGGTGGGATTCCGCGCGACTTTCTCCGTGGTGGCCTTCTCTGGGATCTCTGTACTGGTAGAACCGGGTGGCTTTTACGTTGGTTCCCTATGCGACTGGCGGTCCACGTGCTGGGTAATGCCCGTAGTGAGATTGTGTTCGCGTTAATGACCCGAGGTATGGTTTCACTTGTGCCTAAGGTAGTGTACATCTGGTTAGGCGACAATGATTGTATCATCTCGAGGGGGAACTCACGAACCGCCAGACTGCCAGATAAATGGCCCTTGGCGAGAGATCGTACCAGGTGTCTGGCCGGCGGTGGCCTAAGACAGAGAAGAACGAGGTTTGGCCGTCAAAATTCAACGTATGTTCTGTACAAATTTCACCAGCCCGACATTAATAGCCTACATATGCTCTCATGTCATCAGTAAACCAAGCTCTCTCGCCGCCTCTTCAGCGAATGCCCAAGGTCAATACCGAGGCTTGCGAACAACAACACGGCATTGAAAGCAGCCATCATGTAAAACGGCGCCCCCGCCGACCACGAGTCAAACAAGTACCCGCCGAGCTTGGTCAGTAGCAATatcgccgcgccgccgcaccaCGAGTACACGCCGGCAACAGACCCCTTCAGCCGGACGCGCGAGACCGCATCCTcgggcaccgccgccgccgccgccgccgcggcgacccccagcaacggcgccgtctcgcccCCAACCACCCCGTCCCCATCCCCGTCCGCGCGCTCCTCGATCAGCGTCTCCTGGTCCTCGGCAACCCGCGCGgaccggccgccgccgcccgccgcatcGACCTTCAGCACGCCGCGgcccagcgcgcccaggCTGCACACGATGGCGCCGATCTGGCTGACGCCCatcagggcggcgagcacgagcacggccggcccgccgccgcgcccctgCTCGTCGCGGAACTCCGggctcggcagccgcggGAAGGCGAGGTAGCCGGCCAGGCCGATCGTCGTGGTCGCCACGATGGGCCAGTTGATGATCCTGtgggcggcatgggcggAGAGGTAGCCAAACAGCGGCGCGCAGAGGAGGCCCGACAGCTGCGCGACGCCAGTGAGGACGGAGGCGAGCACGTAGGCCTGGCGGCACTCGCGCTTGAGGTCCGGGGACGGGTCGGTGGGCTGGCCCCGGCAGAAGCCGTTGCGGATGAAGAAGGCGTTGACGGACAGCGGGAGGAACAGCGAGATGGCGACGGTGGAGGCGCGCGCGACGAAGCCGCCCAGGTAGCCCAGGGCGATGTCGGCGTCGgtgaggccgaggcggatcGACGCGCGGAGGAGGTGCCAGTAGGGGAGGATTCGATGTGCGGCTGGTGAGGGCTGGGACGCTGCGCCGGAGGAGGGCGTTGATGAGtggaggccgagcagcaTCCGCCATCccttgccctcctcgcccCTGAGGCCGCGCAGTccgaggaagacgaagaTGGCGACGAGAAAGGAGACGGAGCCAACAACGTAGAAGCTGTACTTCACGGCGTCACCGAGCGTCACGCCTTCGATGCGGCCGAAGCGGGCAGGCAGGGGGAGAAACA comes from the Thermothielavioides terrestris NRRL 8126 chromosome 4, complete sequence genome and includes:
- a CDS encoding uncharacterized protein (Contains conserved domain bZIP_1[pfam00170]) — its product is MSDKMSVDKKDPTKEDSEESMDSSPEGDAAPAPPPQQSENQQPKRKGGRKPIYATSEERKQRNRQAQAAFRERRTEYIKQLEEAIRTHEQNLANLQAAHRHAADECLMLRYKNSLLERILLEKGIDVQAELRAKTGSPNLGPTHVPQTLVQPPPIQRAILNRHHARRSNSGIAPKLEPGIPASPLPPPIHPQPSALSPRNRQTPSSHSASPTGTTSFGSQPGASPAASDHMNASVRPAMPPVTAVKAAPAPLAPIQGLPGPRPMQAPGLQQRPDHVRGSAPGSTPSFYPTPSFQNHIEQLEQEYDAAADMMDDPGDAPDTPSGPGPYPGPTYAGEPQPMSLSSPVTTGPPGGQPIAGQSPIDNVAHSQHPAYPSMTQLLDNNYDFDPFGLSASMAFPTQFSFDTSNMR